The following proteins are co-located in the Longimicrobium terrae genome:
- a CDS encoding ROK family protein, which translates to MTPGTAQKRWIVGVDLGGTNIVVGLVPIEGGEVMGFRTVPTDAQRGAKAVVDRIVAMVDEAITDVTASHGTTRDAVAGVGIGSPGPLDRKTGTVINTPNLGWRNFPLRDLVANQVKLPCTLDNDANCATYGEWWLGAGRGVSTLVGLTLGTGIGGGIVLNGEIYHGCSDVAGEIGHMTIDSNGRKCKCGNYGCLEQYASGPAIALRAVEGIEAGASTALVEMVDGRLDEITAATVYEATVQGDPYAAEVMKDTAKFLGAGVASIINILNPEMVVIAGGVTRAGDTLFEPLRAEVRRRAFRSAQECCRIVPALLPGTAGVAGAAAVFKRENYGAV; encoded by the coding sequence ATGACGCCCGGAACGGCGCAGAAACGGTGGATCGTGGGGGTGGACCTGGGCGGCACCAACATCGTCGTCGGCCTGGTTCCCATTGAAGGCGGCGAGGTGATGGGCTTTCGCACCGTGCCCACCGACGCCCAGCGCGGCGCCAAGGCCGTGGTGGACCGCATCGTGGCCATGGTGGACGAGGCGATCACCGACGTCACCGCCTCGCACGGCACCACGCGCGACGCGGTGGCCGGCGTGGGGATCGGCTCGCCCGGCCCGCTGGACCGCAAGACGGGAACGGTGATCAACACTCCCAACCTGGGGTGGCGCAACTTTCCGCTGCGCGATCTGGTGGCCAACCAGGTCAAGCTCCCCTGCACGCTGGACAACGACGCCAACTGCGCCACCTACGGCGAGTGGTGGCTGGGCGCCGGCCGCGGGGTGAGCACGCTGGTGGGGCTTACGCTGGGCACGGGGATCGGCGGCGGGATCGTACTGAACGGCGAGATCTACCACGGCTGCAGCGACGTGGCCGGCGAGATCGGCCACATGACCATCGACAGCAACGGCCGCAAGTGCAAGTGCGGCAACTACGGCTGCCTGGAGCAGTACGCCAGCGGCCCGGCCATCGCCCTGCGCGCGGTGGAGGGGATCGAGGCGGGCGCGTCCACGGCGCTGGTGGAGATGGTGGACGGCCGCCTGGACGAGATCACCGCCGCGACGGTGTACGAGGCCACGGTGCAGGGCGATCCCTACGCGGCCGAGGTGATGAAGGACACGGCCAAGTTCCTGGGCGCGGGCGTGGCGAGCATCATCAACATCCTGAATCCGGAGATGGTGGTGATTGCGGGTGGGGTGACGCGCGCGGGCGACACGCTGTTTGAGCCGCTGCGCGCCGAGGTGCGCCGCCGCGCGTTCCGCAGCGCGCAGGAGTGCTGCCGGATCGTCCCCGCGCTACTGCCGGGGACGGCGGGCGTGGCGGGCGCGGCGGCGGTGTTCAAGCGGGAGAATTACGGCGCGGTGTGA
- a CDS encoding glycosyltransferase — translation MSRPLRLLTLGHSYVVGTNRALADAMARAGGGRWEVTVAAPDAFPGDLGPIRLAAVPGEAPRLEPVPVHGAGRIHTMRYGSRLRALLREGWDAVHCWEEPFIAAGAQVAAWTPRDARLVYATFQNLPKRYPPPFGWMERYAMRRAAGWIAFGATVEETLRTRPLYQARPHRVISPGVDTARFRPDAEARGRVREALGWSADGPLVIGYLGRFVPEKGITLLLRALAGARQPWRVLLVGGGPMEGELRAWAAGQGDRARVVTGVRHEEVPAHLNAMDLLCAPSQTTARWREQLGRMLLEAMACGVPVIGSDSGEVPHVLADAGVVVAEADGAAWTREIDRLLADSGERAAMAARGLARVEAEFALPVVARRHLAFFEELVRGA, via the coding sequence GTGAGCCGTCCGCTGCGCCTGCTTACGCTGGGCCATTCCTACGTGGTGGGCACCAACCGCGCGCTCGCCGACGCCATGGCGCGGGCGGGCGGCGGGCGGTGGGAGGTGACCGTCGCCGCGCCGGACGCGTTCCCCGGCGACCTGGGCCCCATCCGCCTGGCCGCGGTCCCGGGCGAGGCGCCGCGGCTGGAGCCGGTGCCGGTCCACGGGGCCGGGCGCATCCACACCATGCGGTACGGTTCCCGCCTGCGCGCGCTCCTGCGCGAGGGGTGGGACGCGGTGCACTGCTGGGAGGAGCCGTTCATCGCCGCCGGGGCGCAGGTGGCCGCGTGGACGCCGCGCGACGCCCGGCTGGTGTACGCGACCTTTCAGAACCTGCCCAAGCGGTATCCGCCACCGTTCGGATGGATGGAGCGCTATGCCATGCGCCGCGCGGCGGGGTGGATCGCGTTCGGCGCGACGGTGGAAGAAACGCTCCGCACCCGGCCCCTGTACCAGGCCCGCCCTCACCGCGTGATCTCGCCCGGCGTGGATACGGCGCGCTTTCGCCCGGACGCGGAGGCGCGCGGCCGCGTCCGGGAGGCACTCGGCTGGTCCGCGGACGGTCCGCTGGTGATCGGCTACCTGGGCCGCTTCGTGCCGGAAAAGGGAATCACGCTGCTGCTGCGCGCGCTGGCGGGTGCGCGACAGCCGTGGCGGGTTCTGCTGGTGGGCGGCGGGCCGATGGAGGGCGAGCTGCGGGCGTGGGCGGCGGGGCAGGGGGACCGCGCGCGCGTGGTGACCGGCGTGCGGCACGAGGAGGTGCCCGCGCACCTGAACGCGATGGACCTGCTCTGCGCGCCCAGCCAGACGACCGCGCGGTGGCGGGAACAGCTGGGCCGCATGCTGCTGGAGGCGATGGCGTGCGGCGTTCCCGTCATCGGCAGCGACAGCGGCGAGGTTCCGCACGTGCTGGCGGACGCGGGCGTCGTGGTGGCGGAGGCGGATGGGGCCGCGTGGACGCGCGAGATCGACCGGCTGCTGGCGGATTCCGGTGAACGCGCCGCGATGGCCGCGCGCGGGCTGGCGCGCGTGGAGGCGGAGTTTGCGCTCCCCGTGGTCGCGCGGAGGCACCTGGCGTTCTTTGAGGAGCTGGTTCGCGGGGCGTAG
- the surE gene encoding 5'/3'-nucleotidase SurE gives MFILCTNDDGYQAPGLAVLAEAARSLGAVHVVAPDREQSAQSHALTMHFPLRARLVREGMHHVDGTPTDCVAVAIGALLEQRPHLVLSGINHGPNMGEDVLYSGTVAGAMEATILGIPSIAVSYAGRDAEHLESYGPLLARLLPQLADFGRFPPETLLNINLPPIDAGDVKGIEVTRLARRVYLDSLTRAKDPNGREYFWIGGGEVEWSAPEGTDFHAVSRGFVSVTPLHLDLTNHALLQDVAAWKLAL, from the coding sequence ATGTTCATCCTGTGCACCAACGACGACGGGTACCAAGCCCCCGGGCTGGCTGTGCTGGCCGAGGCCGCGCGGAGCCTGGGCGCAGTGCACGTCGTGGCGCCGGACCGGGAGCAGAGCGCCCAGAGCCACGCGCTCACCATGCACTTTCCCCTGCGCGCGCGGCTGGTGCGCGAAGGCATGCACCACGTGGACGGCACGCCCACCGACTGCGTCGCCGTGGCCATCGGCGCGCTGCTGGAACAGCGCCCGCACCTGGTGCTGAGCGGCATCAACCATGGCCCCAACATGGGCGAGGACGTGCTCTACTCCGGCACCGTCGCCGGGGCCATGGAGGCGACCATCCTGGGCATTCCCTCCATCGCCGTCTCGTACGCCGGGCGCGACGCGGAGCACCTGGAAAGCTACGGGCCGCTGCTGGCCCGCCTGCTTCCGCAGCTGGCGGACTTCGGCCGGTTTCCGCCAGAAACGCTGCTGAACATCAACCTGCCGCCCATCGACGCGGGTGACGTAAAGGGGATCGAGGTCACGCGGCTGGCCCGGCGTGTCTATCTCGACTCGCTCACCCGCGCCAAGGACCCCAACGGGCGCGAGTACTTCTGGATCGGCGGCGGCGAGGTGGAATGGTCCGCGCCCGAGGGCACGGACTTTCACGCCGTCAGCCGCGGCTTCGTGTCCGTGACGCCGCTGCACCTGGACCTCACCAACCACGCCCTGCTGCAGGACGTGGCCGCGTGGAAGCTGGCGCTGTGA
- a CDS encoding heme-binding protein: MSGMQLGKDFVFNPEIQTPPDAGLKAAAAPVAEGAESGLGLLGQLHGHWKGTGFNTIWRPFFGVPGQGHFLELNRTTETLTVEKIHGAIPNRGLLQKDIDMFGVHYLQKVKDANTLEALHFEPGIWLNIPETSNPLEPPTVARLASIPHGTTVLAQGTARHTPGGPTFDPVDITPFLIGHPTELRPFPESNLAVTTKFRSPVLTGITQSMVDNANSVLASDNAGKKITGTSTFRITSDPQPVAGGGTANTAFLQGLPGGAPNADAVKTSAIFWINEVSDGTGTHLELQYTQTVLLDFGGLSWPHVSVATLRKVKSPTPD; encoded by the coding sequence ATGAGCGGTATGCAGCTTGGGAAGGACTTTGTCTTCAATCCCGAAATTCAGACGCCGCCGGATGCGGGGCTCAAGGCCGCCGCGGCGCCCGTCGCCGAGGGGGCGGAAAGCGGACTGGGGCTGCTGGGCCAGCTGCACGGGCACTGGAAAGGCACGGGCTTCAACACCATCTGGCGTCCCTTCTTCGGCGTGCCCGGCCAGGGCCACTTTCTGGAACTGAACCGCACGACGGAAACGCTGACCGTTGAGAAAATCCATGGCGCCATTCCCAACCGCGGGTTGCTGCAGAAAGACATCGACATGTTCGGTGTGCACTACCTGCAGAAGGTGAAGGACGCCAACACGCTCGAGGCACTGCACTTTGAGCCGGGCATCTGGCTGAACATCCCCGAAACCAGCAATCCACTGGAGCCACCCACGGTCGCCCGCCTGGCTTCCATTCCGCACGGGACGACCGTGCTCGCCCAGGGCACCGCCAGGCATACTCCGGGCGGCCCCACGTTCGACCCCGTCGACATCACGCCCTTTCTGATCGGCCACCCCACGGAGCTGAGGCCGTTTCCGGAGTCGAACCTTGCGGTCACGACCAAGTTCCGCTCACCGGTTCTCACGGGGATCACGCAGAGCATGGTGGACAACGCCAACTCCGTGCTGGCGAGCGACAACGCGGGCAAGAAGATCACTGGCACCAGCACGTTCCGCATCACCTCCGACCCGCAGCCCGTGGCCGGGGGCGGGACGGCCAACACGGCATTCCTTCAGGGACTTCCGGGTGGCGCGCCCAACGCTGACGCGGTGAAGACTTCCGCCATCTTCTGGATCAACGAGGTTTCCGACGGCACCGGGACGCACCTGGAACTGCAGTACACGCAGACGGTGCTGCTGGACTTTGGCGGGCTCAGCTGGCCCCACGTGTCGGTCGCCACGCTGCGCAAGGTCAAGTCCCCGACCCCGGACTGA
- the lepA gene encoding translation elongation factor 4 — protein MRLNHIRNFCIVAHIDHGKSTLADRLLETTGTLQMREMKDQVLDSMDIERERGITIKLNAVRMRYKARDGGDYQLNLIDTPGHVDFTYEVSRSLAACEGAILVVDASQGVQAQTLSNLFLAMEAGLEIIPVLNKIDLPGAEPERRRAELVELLGVDPADVIAASAKAGIGIEDILEAVIAKVPPPQGDPEAPARALIFDSYYDKYVGAVPSIRVVDGVLKPGMRIAFGSNDSVYPIDEVGYLQVGRFAAKELRPGEVGYVIAGIKRVADTRSGDTILDAENMASELLPGYQEVKPMVFAGIYPTDTEQYEDLRDALSKLQLNDASLVYEPETSLALGFGFRCGFLGLLHMEIIQERLEREHNLDLITTVPNVKYTVRMTDGEVLWVESPSTLPDPTKIDEIEEPYVRTRVLCPAEYIGAVQKLCHDRRGNFMGMAYPDPQRVELQYELPLAEIVLDFYDRLKSATRGYASLDYDLIGYRANPLVKLDMLINGDPVDAFSVIIHRDKAYEYGRNIAEKLRQLIPRQQFEVAIQAAIGQKIIARESISALRKNVTAKCYGGDISRKRKLLEKQKEGKKRMKQVGTVEIPQEAFLAVLQLGG, from the coding sequence TTGCGACTGAATCATATCCGTAACTTCTGCATCGTCGCACACATCGACCATGGGAAGAGCACCCTGGCCGACCGGCTGCTGGAAACCACCGGCACGCTGCAGATGCGCGAGATGAAGGACCAGGTGCTCGACTCGATGGACATCGAGCGCGAGCGCGGCATCACCATCAAGCTCAACGCCGTGCGCATGCGCTACAAGGCGCGCGACGGCGGCGACTACCAGCTGAACCTGATCGACACCCCGGGCCACGTGGACTTCACGTACGAGGTGTCGCGCTCGCTGGCGGCGTGCGAAGGGGCCATCCTGGTGGTGGACGCGTCGCAGGGCGTGCAGGCGCAGACGCTGAGCAACCTGTTCCTGGCGATGGAGGCGGGGCTGGAGATCATTCCCGTCCTCAACAAGATCGACCTTCCCGGCGCCGAGCCGGAGCGCCGCCGCGCGGAACTCGTGGAACTCCTGGGCGTGGACCCGGCGGACGTGATCGCCGCGTCGGCCAAGGCGGGCATCGGCATCGAGGACATTCTGGAGGCGGTGATCGCCAAGGTGCCGCCCCCGCAGGGCGACCCCGAGGCCCCGGCGCGCGCCCTGATCTTTGACTCGTACTACGACAAGTACGTGGGGGCGGTGCCCAGCATCCGCGTGGTGGACGGCGTGCTCAAGCCGGGGATGCGCATCGCCTTTGGATCCAACGACAGCGTGTATCCCATCGACGAGGTGGGGTACCTGCAGGTGGGCCGCTTTGCCGCCAAGGAGCTGCGGCCGGGCGAGGTGGGATACGTGATCGCCGGCATCAAGCGCGTGGCCGACACGCGCAGCGGCGACACCATTCTGGACGCCGAGAACATGGCGTCGGAGCTGCTTCCGGGATACCAGGAAGTGAAGCCGATGGTGTTCGCGGGGATCTATCCCACCGACACCGAGCAGTACGAGGACCTGCGCGACGCCCTGAGCAAGCTGCAGCTGAACGACGCCTCGCTCGTGTACGAGCCGGAAACGTCGCTTGCGCTGGGCTTCGGGTTCCGCTGCGGCTTCCTGGGGCTGCTGCACATGGAGATCATTCAGGAGCGGCTGGAGCGCGAGCACAACCTGGACCTGATCACCACCGTCCCCAACGTGAAGTACACGGTGCGGATGACGGACGGCGAGGTGCTGTGGGTGGAAAGCCCCAGCACCCTGCCCGATCCCACCAAGATCGACGAGATCGAGGAGCCGTACGTGCGCACGCGCGTGCTGTGCCCGGCGGAGTACATCGGCGCGGTCCAGAAGCTGTGCCACGACCGGCGCGGCAACTTCATGGGGATGGCGTATCCGGACCCCCAGCGCGTGGAGCTTCAGTACGAACTGCCGCTGGCGGAAATCGTGCTGGACTTCTACGACCGGCTCAAGAGCGCCACGCGCGGCTACGCCTCGCTGGACTACGACCTGATCGGCTATCGCGCCAACCCGCTGGTGAAGCTGGACATGCTCATCAACGGCGACCCGGTGGACGCGTTCAGCGTCATCATCCACCGCGACAAGGCGTACGAGTACGGCCGCAACATCGCCGAAAAGCTGCGGCAGCTCATTCCCCGGCAGCAGTTCGAGGTGGCGATCCAGGCGGCGATCGGGCAGAAGATCATTGCCCGCGAAAGCATCAGCGCGCTGCGCAAGAACGTGACGGCCAAGTGCTACGGCGGCGACATCAGCCGAAAGCGCAAGCTTCTTGAGAAGCAGAAGGAGGGCAAGAAGCGGATGAAGCAGGTAGGAACGGTGGAGATTCCGCAGGAGGCTTTCCTGGCCGTGCTGCAGCTGGGCGGCTGA
- a CDS encoding glycosyltransferase family 2 protein: MAEPAHAFRTTGAAPRITVGVVTWQRPEMTLRCVRSLALAAQLIAEARVVDEGSEPPLVLSAADLGPGVPPVVLTREPSRPGLSACRNRIAREARTPYLLFLDDDAVVLTAESIRAAQAVLDADPSVAVIAFSQAEADGTLSAGQPAAVDYPARVQTFIGFAHLIRRDALLAVGGYRELLRINGEERELSMRLLDAGMSVVYLPGAPIAHLRDSAGRDSRAYLRIITRNDALIAMLNEPLPMALATVPLRLRRYFPMRRGWEVDDPGGFGVVVRDLAGSLPTVLRQRRGVRWATMREWRRLAAAPPYEPPPAP, translated from the coding sequence ATGGCCGAACCGGCTCACGCATTCCGGACGACCGGCGCCGCGCCGCGCATCACCGTGGGCGTGGTGACCTGGCAGCGTCCGGAAATGACGCTGCGCTGCGTGCGCTCGCTCGCCCTTGCCGCGCAGTTGATCGCCGAGGCGCGCGTAGTGGACGAGGGATCGGAGCCGCCGCTGGTGCTTTCCGCCGCGGATCTGGGCCCGGGCGTGCCGCCGGTTGTGCTCACGCGCGAACCGTCACGGCCGGGGCTGAGCGCGTGCCGAAACCGCATCGCCCGCGAGGCGCGAACGCCGTATCTGCTTTTCCTGGATGATGATGCGGTGGTGCTCACCGCCGAGTCCATCCGCGCCGCGCAGGCCGTGCTGGACGCCGATCCGTCGGTGGCGGTGATCGCGTTCTCCCAGGCGGAGGCGGATGGAACGCTCTCCGCCGGGCAGCCCGCCGCGGTGGATTATCCCGCCCGCGTGCAGACGTTCATCGGGTTCGCGCACCTGATCCGGCGGGATGCGCTGCTCGCGGTTGGCGGGTACCGTGAGCTTCTGCGCATCAACGGCGAGGAGCGGGAACTGTCGATGCGGCTGCTGGATGCGGGGATGAGCGTGGTGTACCTTCCCGGCGCGCCCATCGCGCACCTGCGTGACTCGGCCGGCCGCGACTCGCGCGCGTATCTGCGCATCATCACGCGCAACGACGCGCTCATCGCCATGCTGAACGAGCCGCTGCCCATGGCGCTGGCCACCGTTCCCCTGCGGCTGCGCCGCTACTTTCCCATGCGGCGCGGGTGGGAAGTGGACGATCCTGGCGGATTCGGCGTGGTGGTGCGCGATCTGGCCGGGTCGCTCCCCACCGTTCTGCGCCAGCGGCGGGGCGTCCGCTGGGCCACCATGCGCGAGTGGCGTCGATTGGCCGCGGCTCCGCCGTACGAGCCGCCGCCCGCCCCGTGA
- a CDS encoding glycosyltransferase family 2 protein, giving the protein MSVVITTYNQPGPLELVLWGYAAQTVPPHEVIVADDGSGAETRALVDRLRRETGLPLVHVWHADRGFRKTEILNRAIVASTGDYLLFTDGDCIPRRDLVEVHLREADWGHFLSGGYLKLPESVTRAITVEDVREGRAADAGWLRSRGWQPGRHALRLTGSARLAGVMDRLTPTAPTWNGHNASGWKEDIVAVNGYDLDMEYGGLDRALGERLENHGVRGLQIRFRAPVLHLHHERPYADPAKVKRNREFRGHIRREGIVRSPRGLAELEPASELLVIR; this is encoded by the coding sequence ATGTCGGTCGTCATCACGACGTACAACCAGCCCGGGCCGCTGGAGCTGGTACTGTGGGGATACGCCGCCCAGACCGTCCCCCCGCACGAGGTCATCGTGGCGGACGACGGCTCGGGGGCGGAGACGCGCGCGCTGGTGGACCGGCTGCGGCGCGAAACGGGGCTTCCGCTGGTCCACGTGTGGCACGCGGACCGGGGATTCCGCAAGACGGAGATCCTCAACCGCGCCATCGTCGCGTCGACGGGCGATTACCTGCTGTTCACGGATGGGGACTGCATTCCGCGGCGCGATCTGGTGGAGGTGCACCTGCGCGAGGCGGACTGGGGGCACTTTCTGTCCGGCGGATACCTGAAGCTCCCGGAATCCGTCACTCGCGCGATCACGGTGGAGGACGTGCGGGAGGGGCGGGCGGCGGATGCGGGGTGGCTGCGGTCGCGCGGATGGCAGCCGGGCCGGCACGCGCTGCGCCTGACGGGTTCCGCGCGGCTCGCCGGGGTGATGGACCGGCTGACGCCCACCGCTCCGACGTGGAACGGCCACAACGCGAGCGGATGGAAGGAAGACATCGTCGCGGTGAACGGCTACGATCTGGACATGGAGTACGGCGGACTGGACCGCGCACTGGGCGAGCGGCTGGAGAACCACGGCGTTCGCGGGCTGCAGATCCGCTTTCGCGCGCCGGTGCTGCACCTGCACCACGAGCGGCCGTACGCCGACCCCGCCAAGGTGAAGCGCAACCGCGAGTTCCGCGGCCACATCCGCCGCGAGGGCATCGTCCGCTCGCCGCGCGGCCTGGCGGAACTGGAGCCCGCCTCCGAACTGCTCGTCATCCGCTGA
- a CDS encoding DUF433 domain-containing protein, whose protein sequence is MAITVNEAAFLAGVAIKAVNQAIDRKQIQSRLLRRSADHVTRVVDAGAAVFLSFSSLLAPEIRSKVYRLFRGKALAELPRRLEMGSVVIDLRQTIERFEARLDLLTRISARVESDAEVHGGDPVFAGTRIPVYSIARKLELGATREELTEDYPRLREGDIDLATQYAKLYPRRGRPRAEWTRAMKRAEDARGA, encoded by the coding sequence ATGGCAATCACCGTGAACGAGGCCGCGTTTCTGGCCGGCGTGGCGATCAAGGCGGTCAATCAGGCAATCGACCGAAAGCAGATCCAGTCGCGCCTGCTGCGCCGGTCCGCGGACCACGTCACGCGGGTGGTGGATGCCGGAGCGGCCGTGTTCCTGAGCTTCAGTTCCCTCCTCGCGCCCGAGATCCGGTCCAAAGTGTACCGCCTGTTCCGCGGCAAGGCGCTCGCCGAACTCCCCCGGAGGCTGGAGATGGGCTCGGTTGTCATCGATCTGCGGCAGACGATCGAGAGGTTCGAGGCACGCCTGGATCTCCTCACCCGGATCAGCGCGCGGGTGGAGAGCGATGCCGAGGTACACGGCGGCGACCCGGTGTTCGCGGGAACGCGCATCCCCGTGTACTCGATCGCGCGCAAGCTGGAACTCGGCGCGACGCGCGAGGAGCTGACGGAAGACTACCCGCGGCTGCGGGAGGGCGACATCGACCTTGCCACGCAGTACGCGAAGCTGTACCCGCGCCGGGGACGGCCCCGCGCGGAATGGACCCGCGCCATGAAACGGGCAGAGGATGCCCGCGGCGCGTGA
- a CDS encoding protein-L-isoaspartate(D-aspartate) O-methyltransferase, protein MEAGAVNDRFIGQRRALLNVMQERGIHDMNVLRAFDAVHRHEFLPSSVLHRAYEDAPVPIGFGQTASQPSLQALYMQVLQLKPSDKVLEIGTGCGFQTAVLAQLADRVYSVERLRDLSVRARERLDALRVSNVALLVGDGTIGWSRYAPYDAILVAAAAPDVPGPLLDQMAEGGRMLIPVGSRDVQRLVCIRRVDGRYTEDEVTACTFVPLLGRFGWESEAPRG, encoded by the coding sequence GTGGAAGCTGGCGCTGTGAACGACCGCTTCATCGGGCAGCGCCGCGCCCTGCTGAACGTGATGCAGGAGCGCGGGATTCACGACATGAACGTGCTGCGCGCCTTTGACGCGGTGCACCGCCACGAGTTTCTGCCCTCGTCCGTGCTGCACCGCGCCTACGAGGACGCGCCGGTGCCCATCGGGTTCGGGCAGACGGCGTCGCAGCCGTCGCTTCAGGCGCTGTACATGCAGGTTCTGCAGCTGAAGCCGTCCGACAAGGTGCTGGAAATCGGCACGGGATGCGGCTTTCAGACGGCGGTGCTGGCCCAGCTCGCGGACCGCGTGTACTCGGTGGAGCGCCTGCGCGACCTGAGCGTGCGCGCCCGCGAGCGGCTGGATGCGCTGCGGGTGTCCAACGTGGCGCTTCTGGTGGGAGACGGCACCATCGGGTGGAGCCGGTACGCGCCGTACGACGCCATTCTGGTGGCCGCGGCGGCGCCGGACGTCCCCGGTCCGCTGCTGGACCAGATGGCCGAGGGCGGGCGGATGCTGATTCCCGTGGGCAGCCGAGACGTGCAGCGCCTGGTGTGCATTCGCCGCGTGGACGGGCGGTATACGGAAGACGAGGTGACGGCGTGCACCTTTGTTCCGCTGCTGGGGCGCTTTGGATGGGAGAGCGAGGCGCCCCGCGGATGA
- a CDS encoding DUF5615 family PIN-like protein, which translates to MIQFLIDEDVTPRLRDVANGRGYNAYHIQHLDWKGRQDFAIRRRMLDEDLTLVTGNWKDFRPMLQREEVHPGAISLPDVPRAEQIRLFEAALAFIESADPPVDMINRVLVVNDRGQVSMFEIPDPALASSWRSAGCSDKAAKNNKGE; encoded by the coding sequence GTGATCCAGTTCCTGATCGACGAAGACGTTACGCCCAGGCTGCGTGACGTCGCGAACGGACGTGGGTACAATGCCTACCACATCCAGCATCTGGATTGGAAGGGTCGGCAGGACTTCGCGATCCGGCGGCGGATGCTGGATGAAGATCTGACGCTTGTCACCGGAAACTGGAAGGATTTCCGGCCCATGCTGCAGCGGGAGGAGGTTCACCCCGGTGCCATCTCGCTGCCGGACGTGCCCCGCGCGGAGCAGATCCGGCTTTTCGAGGCCGCGCTCGCCTTCATCGAATCCGCCGATCCGCCGGTCGACATGATCAACCGCGTTCTCGTCGTAAACGACCGGGGACAGGTGAGCATGTTCGAGATCCCCGACCCGGCACTCGCTTCTTCCTGGCGCAGCGCGGGATGTTCAGATAAAGCAGCAAAGAACAACAAAGGAGAGTGA
- a CDS encoding methyltransferase domain-containing protein: MTQPDADRIAEGEYARKQLSGRAGLIGWSHERRFRTARGMVAPYAARRLLDYGCGDGTFLAQVHDLFPAATGVEVDDGLVRDARARFAPVGGLEFVHTGDVDRLPAGAFGVVTCMEVLEHCTPDSVDGVVAQIRRLAAPDAAVIISVPVETGPALLVKQAARAAAGARGISGYQDREHYAPGELARMLVAGRGTQIDRPVYETAFADGSPNRYHGHKGFNWRALAARLERDFVIRRTRFSPLPLLGPLLNSQAWMLCSPR; the protein is encoded by the coding sequence GTGACCCAGCCGGACGCGGATCGCATCGCCGAGGGCGAGTACGCGCGCAAGCAGCTTTCCGGGCGCGCCGGCCTCATCGGCTGGAGCCACGAGCGCCGCTTCCGCACCGCGCGCGGCATGGTCGCGCCGTACGCCGCGCGGCGGCTTCTGGACTACGGGTGCGGCGACGGGACCTTTCTGGCCCAGGTGCACGACCTGTTTCCCGCCGCGACCGGCGTGGAGGTGGACGACGGCCTGGTCCGCGACGCGCGCGCCCGCTTCGCCCCCGTGGGCGGGCTGGAGTTCGTGCACACGGGTGATGTCGATCGTCTCCCCGCTGGCGCATTCGGTGTGGTGACGTGCATGGAGGTGCTGGAGCACTGCACGCCGGACTCGGTGGACGGCGTCGTCGCGCAGATCCGCAGGCTGGCCGCTCCGGACGCCGCCGTCATCATCAGCGTGCCGGTGGAGACGGGGCCGGCGCTGCTGGTGAAGCAGGCGGCGCGCGCCGCGGCCGGGGCGCGCGGCATCAGCGGCTACCAGGACCGCGAGCACTACGCGCCGGGCGAACTGGCGCGCATGCTGGTGGCCGGGCGCGGCACGCAGATCGACCGTCCCGTCTACGAAACCGCGTTCGCGGACGGCTCGCCCAACCGCTACCACGGCCACAAGGGCTTTAACTGGCGCGCGCTGGCCGCCCGGCTGGAGCGCGACTTCGTCATCCGCCGCACCCGCTTTTCTCCCCTCCCGCTCCTGGGCCCGCTGCTGAACAGCCAGGCGTGGATGCTGTGCAGCCCGCGCTGA